The nucleotide window TGGGAACTGAGCTACCGGCTGGGAATGCGTCCTTGGATTGCCGTAGCCTTTTCCGCACCAGTGGCTGCCGCTACCGCCGTTTTGCTCATTTATCCCATCGGTCAAGGCAGCTTTTCCGACGGCCTCATGCTAGGCATCTCCGGCACCTTTAACTTCATGATTGTCTTCTCAGCAGAACATAACATCCTCATGCATCCGTTCCACATGCTGGGGGTCATGGGCGTTTTCGGTGGTGCTTTGTTCTCCGCCATGCATGGTTCTCTAGTGACATCCAGCATTATTCGGGAAACCACCGAACTCGAATCCGCCAATAACGGTTATCGTTTCGGACAAGAAGAAGAAACCTACAATCTAACTGCTGCCCACGGCTATTTGGGTCGCGTCTTTTTCCAACATGCTTCCTTCACCAACAGCCGTGCCTTGCACTTTGTTCTTGGTGCCTGGCCCGTTATTGGAATTTGGTTTGCTGCTTTGGGCATTAGCACCATGGCTTTCAACCTGAATGGGTTTAACTTCAACCATTCAGTTCTCGACAGCGAAGGACGGGTCATTTATACCTGGGCTGACATCATTAACCGCGCTAACTTGGGAATTGAAGTGATTCACGAACGTAACGCTCACAACTATCCCTTAGATTTGGCAGCTAGTGAGGTACAGCCAGTGGCTGTGAGTGCTCCTGCCATCCACGGTTAATCGCCCGTCCGGTATGTAAAAACCACAATTAAAATTGTAGGGTGAGCAATGCCCACCCTACTAGCGCATCTAGGTTAAAATTGCTGGGTAGCTTAATGGCTAGATTCTTTCCAAAGCCAAAATCTTAGCGATGGTGTCTACCGCACCGTTCCTTCGGACCATCGCTTTACCTACCAAATTAAAATGGACGTGCTCCTACGAAAAATATGTTTTTGGCTAGATGGTGCCTGTTTTTTTAGGGTTCAATAAACGGATTTTCCCCAGCAAGCGTAGAAGCAAAAAAATCACCCCACCCAAGGCTGGCCATCTGGATGGATTTCCTGGGTTTTCCCAGCAAACCGAAAATTAACTTTCGGCTGGGCTGGCAGGTTGAGATGCCTTCTGCAACATCAAACCGTATTCCAAACCTTCAACAACGGCTTGATAGGAAGCATCGATGATATTGCCAGAAACACCGACGGTAGTCCAACGGGTTTCGCCGTTGCTCGATTCAACCAAAACGCGGGTGGTGGCAGAGGTTCCCGAGGCACTGTCGAGAATCCGCACCTTGTAGTCGGTGAGGTGGTATTCGGAAATTTCCGGGTACACGTTAATCAAGGCTTTGCGCAAGGCAGCATCTAAAGCGGATACAGGACCATTGCCTTCGGCAGCTTCGATAATGTCTTTCCCACCCACGGCAACTTTGATGGTGGCTAGGGAGGTGGTATAGCTGTTCTGTTTGTGGTTGTGGACGTAGAATTCCTTGAGTTCAAAGAAATTCTGACGTTGCCCCAAATATCCCCGCATCAACAGCTCGAAGCTGGCTTCGGCGGCTTCAAATTGGTAGCCTTCGTTTTCTAGTTTTTTCAGTTGGTTGAGCAATTCCCGAGAAGCGGTGGTATTGCTTTGTAGGTCGATGCCAAAGCTTTTGGCTTTTGATAAAATATTGCTCGTGCCAGATTGATCGGAAATAACAATTCGACGTTGGTTGCCCACCACCTCGGGTCGGATGTGTTCGTAGGTGAGGGGATTTTTCTGCACTGCGGAAACGTGGATGCCCCCTTTGTGAGCGAAGGCGGAACGACCGACAAAAGCTGCATGTTCGTTGGGGGCTAAGTTGGCCACCTCGCTGACATAGCGGCTGGTTTCGGTTAAGTGGGATAGCTGTTGTTCGCTCAAACAGTCGTATCCCAGTTTTAACTGGAGGTTGGGCACCAAGGCACAGAGATTGGCATTGCCGCAGCGTTCTCCGTAGCCGTTGATGGTTCCTTGGACCATGGTGACGCCACCGCGAACGGATTCTATAGCGTTGGCAACGGCGGTCTCCGAGTCGTTGTGGGTGTGAATGCCGTAGCGAATCCCAGCGCTGGCAGCTTCTGTGCCGATCGCATCGTAAACTTCTGTGAGAATTTGCTGGATTTCGTGGGGGAGTTTGCCGCCGTTGGTATCGCAGAAAACCAACCATTCCGCACCGGCTGCGATCGCGGCTTGGAGGGTTTTTAAAGCGTATTCGGGATTTTGCTGGTAGCCGTCAAACCAGTGTTCCGCGTCGTAAATGACCCGTCGCCCCTGCGATCGCAAATATTCGATGGTATCGCCAATCATGCGCAGGTTCTCGTCCAAAGTGGTTTGTAATCCTTCGGTGACGTGCAAATCCCAAGATTTGCCAAAAATGGTTACCCAACGGGTGCCCGCCGATAGGATCGCCTGCATTTTCGGGTCTTCGGCAGGGATTTTCTTGGGATGGCGGGTGGAACAAAAAGCCACCAATTCCGCATGTTCTAAAGGTTCTTCTTGCAACCGCCAGAAAAATTGCACATCTTTCGGATTGGCCCCCGGCCATCCCCCTTCGATAAAATGAACGCCCAATTCATCTAGCTTGCGGGCAATCCGAATTTTATCTTCTA belongs to Geitlerinema sp. PCC 9228 and includes:
- the psbA gene encoding photosystem II q(b) protein; the encoded protein is MIADLQQRKNVGLWERFCRWITSTENRLYIGWFGVLLIPTALVSAIVFTLAFIAAPPVDIDGIREPVTGSLLYGNNIITATVVPSSGAIGLHFYPIWEASSMDEWLYNGGPYQMIIFHFLIAIYTYMGREWELSYRLGMRPWIAVAFSAPVAAATAVLLIYPIGQGSFSDGLMLGISGTFNFMIVFSAEHNILMHPFHMLGVMGVFGGALFSAMHGSLVTSSIIRETTELESANNGYRFGQEEETYNLTAAHGYLGRVFFQHASFTNSRALHFVLGAWPVIGIWFAALGISTMAFNLNGFNFNHSVLDSEGRVIYTWADIINRANLGIEVIHERNAHNYPLDLAASEVQPVAVSAPAIHG
- the cimA gene encoding citramalate synthase codes for the protein MIHTNHSTAEPANQVWIYDTTLRDGSQREGISLSLEDKIRIARKLDELGVHFIEGGWPGANPKDVQFFWRLQEEPLEHAELVAFCSTRHPKKIPAEDPKMQAILSAGTRWVTIFGKSWDLHVTEGLQTTLDENLRMIGDTIEYLRSQGRRVIYDAEHWFDGYQQNPEYALKTLQAAIAAGAEWLVFCDTNGGKLPHEIQQILTEVYDAIGTEAASAGIRYGIHTHNDSETAVANAIESVRGGVTMVQGTINGYGERCGNANLCALVPNLQLKLGYDCLSEQQLSHLTETSRYVSEVANLAPNEHAAFVGRSAFAHKGGIHVSAVQKNPLTYEHIRPEVVGNQRRIVISDQSGTSNILSKAKSFGIDLQSNTTASRELLNQLKKLENEGYQFEAAEASFELLMRGYLGQRQNFFELKEFYVHNHKQNSYTTSLATIKVAVGGKDIIEAAEGNGPVSALDAALRKALINVYPEISEYHLTDYKVRILDSASGTSATTRVLVESSNGETRWTTVGVSGNIIDASYQAVVEGLEYGLMLQKASQPASPAES